The following DNA comes from Castanea sativa cultivar Marrone di Chiusa Pesio chromosome 10, ASM4071231v1.
TCTAAAATCAGTATTGAAAATAATTAAGAATGTAACTACAGAAGCAGAGTAAATATTCAAACTGTTTGTTGGAGTACATGGATTAAAGAAAACTGTTAATGGAATATTATCTTCAGCCGGGTTAACATCAGAATTGCACATTTGCTGATAAGcttcttacttttttatttatttattgtgggGTGTGTGGGGTGTATTTGGTCTTGCATTACCTGTTCTCATCTTTGTGTTTCTTTCCCCCCCTTTTTGTTAGAAGTCATCATCGTGGAAAATTCTGATCAAATATGTTACTCTGTGCAGATATTCTGTTGGATGATTTTCTGGTTGCAGAAAATTCTCAGTTCCAGTCTGACATCAATTCTCCTGTAATAACATCCGAGAGAGCCTCACCAATATCAAGCCCCAAATTTAATCAACCTAACATAAACCCTTATGTGACTACACCAACTTTGGATGGTGGACTAGATATTCCTTCTTCTGGTAGCATGAGGTATTGTTCCATAgccctcttctctctcttgctctctctctctcttgcataTTCTTTCTTCATTCTTATGATAATTTAGTGATGTATGTTCATCCTTAGCAGCATGGACAAAAATTCTTTGGAGAAATTGAGGgaagcttctgctgctgaagcTGAGGCAGCTTCTGCTGTCTGGCAAGCAGTGCAGGCTGCTTCTGCTGCTCCTCCTGAAGAGACATCTGTATCAGATGATAACTCCCAAGCTGCAGAAACAACTTCAGATGGTAGTGATACAGAGGCAGATGTTCGTCTTCATCCAAGAGCCGTATGTCCTTTGCATCTGTGTCCTATATCTAAGTTTCTATTTTGTACTTGAAATGCAAAATCATACTATTCTGTGGTCACAGGTTGTGGTTGCAAAAGAGGCTGTGGGTAACCTGGGTGGGATGGTAAGGCAGTTATCTTTGGATCAATTTGAGAATGAGAGCAGACGAATGATTCCATTGAACAATGATTTATCATATCCTACTAAAAAATTCACCAGGCAGAAGTCTCCTCAGGGCTTACATAAGAAGGCAAGCATTATTCAGATTTAGAGTTCTTCCCTTGTTTTTATCTGGCTTACTTCAATGTGATCCATTGTCATTGTATTCTTGCCAGATCATTTCTTCATTGCTCAGACCTCGGAATTGGAAACCTCCTGCCAATAGGAGATTTTTCCTGGATTCATATGAAGTGGGCGAGCTCTGTTATGCTGCTGAACAGATCTTTATGCATGAGCCAACAGTCCTTCAACTGAAAGCACCTGTTAAAGTATTCGGTGATCTCCATGGACAATTTGGTGATTTAATGCGGCTATTTGATGAATATGGATTTCCTTCCACTGCAGGAGATATAACGTAAGTTTGATATTTAGTTTTCTGCTTTACATTATGGTAATAAATCTGATTAAATGGGGCAATTTATCTGTATCAGCTTTAGATTTTATGGATTGTTAGTTGTGTCAGAATCATAAATCTTGGATTATTTTGGTAAAACTCCAGAGTCTATCCTATTTCTATTGTAGAGTAAGAAACTACTGAATTATAATTGGATTTGCCATGAAACAATTGGGTTTAGGGTAATGACTTCCTGTATAGAATGAGCTGAAAGCTTTTGTAAAGAGAAATTGTTGCTTGGTTTTGAAGGTATGCATATAAAGACAGGGAGAAAGGTTGAATATGTTTGATGCGTGGGTGATCCTGCCAATAATGGACACTATTTTGGGTCAGGGTTGCACTTATGTATCataaatcaaaattagttgGGTAGTTCATGCTGGTTTAAACATTAGTGCCTTGGTTTGCAGCTTTTGGCtgtcattttttgaaaaatttgttttaCTCATAGTCATAGCTCTGCACAACGttctaaaatcttttctatGTGATTTGTACTGATATTGGATAAAAACTTTCCCATCTGAAGCTATAATGCGTGGTGTCTGTGTTTTGTGGGTTCGGGTTTAGCACTTTAGCtatctatttttaaaagttgCAAAAAACTCAGTACTGTGACCTACATAAGGCCCAGGGTATTATAGTaagctcctttttttttttttttgataatctagTAAGCTCCTTTGTATCAAACATGTTTCCCTTAACCTATTTGGATATTCTCTGTGATTCTTGTTTCCTGTGCAAGACGTATTTCTTCTAATCAATGGTCAAGTGAAACTTGATAGAAAGTCTTCTGTGGTCATTCTCTATGTAAATTAAGAATCATAGCAAACAAGttggagatgtttaatgagccTGTCTATTTGTGTCAGGTATATCGACTACCTGTTTTTGGGTGATTATGTTGATCGAGGACAGCATAGCTTGGAGACCATAACCTTGCTGCTTGCTCTTAAGGCAAACTTCTGTTTTGAGTATTCCAACTTTAGTATACGTTCTGTTGTGtcttttttacttatatttgaCTCCGTAGTGCGCTGTTTATGATTTTGCAGATTGAGTATCCTGAGAACGTTCACTTAATACGTGGAAACCATGAGGCTGCTGACATAAATGCTCTCTTTGGTTTTCGCCTTGAATGCATTGAAAGAATGGTATAGATgaatatgcatttatggtacatctatattgtttgagtttttgaatGTCCTAATAATGTTTGATGTTGTAGGGAGAGAATGATGGAATATGGGCATGGACACGATTTAATCAACTATTCAACTATCTTCCACTTGCTGCACTTATTGAGAAGAAAATCATCTGTATGCATGGTGGCATAGGGAGATCTATAAATTCAGTAGAACAGATAGAGAAGCTTGAAAGGCCTATAACAATGGATGCTGGATCTATAATTTTGATGGATCTTCTATGGTGTGATCTTCTCATCCAATTGATTTGTGTATTTGGTATTTATGTTCAAGATTTTTTTGTTGACAACATGGTACAAATACAGGTCTGATCCTACAGAGAATGATAGCGTGGAGGGTTTGAGACCGAATGCTAGAGGGCCTGGTCTTGTCACTTTTGGGGTACACATAATATTCTTTATGTTGAATTGAATCCTGAATATATTTCCTCATGttaagtgtttatttatttattatttaatgttaTGTACTGATGTTGCTTCTATGTCTGAGTtgctttttgtttattttttccccCATTTTCCTACTGCTATGGTCAGGGCTTGTAGCCACTAATCAAACATAGTATaacattcaatatatatatatatatatatatatatatatatatatatatatatatatatattatctgaCATATAGTTGATTACTAGGAAGCCAATAGGGGACAACCCACAGTATAGGATCCAGAAAGGAGGTTGATTTCAGGCCAAACCCATTTAAATTGCATTCCTTTAATAGCAATAGACTTTCACAAATTATTTGACTGAGCTATATATCGTCAAAGTTGATTACCTGATAGCCTCTATTAATAACTTTCATTAGTTTAATGTGGATAGTGGTTACGATGTACTATTATATATACCTTGGTTTAATTtgtttgagatatatatattcttgtccAAAATCTATTCCATATTATACATGATTTAGCTAACATGCCTCTTCATTGGGATACTGTTTTCTAGTCGTGCACTTTTGTTATATGCATACTTGCATTTTGCAAccattatttattctttctacTTGCAGCCTGATCGTGTCACAGATTTCTGTAAGAGAAACAAATTACAGCTAATTATAAGGGCCCACGAATGTGTCATGGATGGGTTTGAACGGTTTGCTCAGGGACAGTTGATAACTCTTTTTTCTGCAACCAACTATTGTGGTAAGTAACATTGCTTTGGGGTTTCATCCTCTTGATTTGCAAGCATATGTAATGTAGTCTCATATGGCATATACATTTAGGGACGGCGAACAATGCTGGAGCCATACTGGTAGTTGGCAGGGGGTTGGTTGTGGTTCCAAAATTAATTCATCCTTTGCCACCGCCCCTTCAGTCACCAGAGACATCTCCTGAACGTGTACAAGAGGACACATGGATGCAGGTATGCTTTTTGCATGATGTTTTAATTGTGGCTTTATATTGGATATAAATCCATTTGAGAATACCAATTCTTTTCACTGGCTTGTGTCATACTCTATTCTTGTGCTCTGCAGGAACTAAACATTCAAAGACCACCAACTCCTACTCGTGGTCGACCACAGCCTGACCTTGATCGGAGCTCACTTGCATACATATAATGTTACCTGACAAATTTGTGAACTTTACAACTTGTCAAAGTAAAAATCTGCAATTCTCTGACAGGCTTGACCTTGACCTGTCCTGGGTCAGGATAAGTTTTCCACCTGTGACCGATATGTCCTATTGTATTTTGAAAGATATGAGTTGCCAAAAATGAAGCCTTGTCTAGTGTACACATAGCTTGAGGATGGTAGAGGATGTAGCTATTAGCCAATTGATCATCGTTCTTTAACATTTGTAATTTATGTACAATTTAGAATGTGAAGATACTGTTGCCCACCATACAGATAAATTATagggaaggagaagaagctTGTTTTGCTTTTgtgtaatgtaaaataaataacaatatgCAATTAATTTCTTTGTAAGGTATTTATTTGCATTTTGATAAGGCAATTTTGAAACCaaagttataatttgaattgCTCATGGAGTTGAACAATATTCTTGTAATGGTGTCACTTATTGGAGTATTTATTTATGGATGAAGTTTGGATCGAAACATATTTGGAGTTATCTTGCTCAACTTCATGATGTGGTTAAAGAGATCATCTACGTATAATTTTAGTAACTgacttttttaatgaatcacATGACTTATTTATATAATACACATAGATAGTCTTATAGCCAAGGACCTTATAGTTGAATTGACACATTTTCAAGCACTTTGGTATTTAGGGGGGGATTTGAGTTGCTGGGTTAGTagtatgttataattatttttataaaaaaaagaaaaagaaagaaaaagaacataGATAGTCTTATAAATCATAATataatgagttgaaaaaaataacTCTAATCATGTTTGAAGTcaaactttgttttttatatatcattCATTATATGTTGGCTCACAAGGGATTTCTTCGTCAGACATAAAAACACCTCAAcaaaagattaataaaaaattgtttcgTCAGCCATTTGTTCTTTTGAAAGAGATGAGCTCCCATGGTTTTTGATGAAactaaccattaaaaaaaaaaacacaagtagAACGATCAAATTCTACTATACGCAATAGATAGATTGCTCAAAGGGAtttgaaaatagaaagaaatacATATTGTGTTAAGAAAACACCACAGATCTCACAATTTATGGTGATCTTAAAATTGTAGTGAGGATTATTCCATGAAAGCAAAAGGCTCAACAACTAAGGTATTGGTGGAAAAATGCGTGAATATGGTGAAATTTAGATTGACTTGTGTTAAGCAAACACCACAAATCTC
Coding sequences within:
- the LOC142613249 gene encoding serine/threonine-protein phosphatase BSL1 isoform X1, which codes for MGSKPWLYPAPSYRSMETYWDIDEDAPGPRCGHTLTAVAASKSNGPRLILFGGATAIEGGASSSAPGIRLAGVTNSVHAYDVLTRKWTRIRPAGDPPSPRAAHAAAAVGTMVVFQGGIGPAGHSTDDLFVLDMTNDKFKWHRVVVQGQGPGPRYGHVMDLVAQRYLVTVSGNDGKRVLSDAWALDTAQKPYVWQRLSPEGDRPSARMYATASARSDGMFLLCGGRDSSGAPLADAYGLLMHRNGQWEWTLAPGVSPSPRYQHAAVFVNARLHVTGGALRGGRAIEGEAAIAVLDTAAGVWLDRNGLVTSSSRTSKGLTEFDPNLELMRRCRHAAASVGGRIYIYGGLKGDILLDDFLVAENSQFQSDINSPVITSERASPISSPKFNQPNINPYVTTPTLDGGLDIPSSGSMSSMDKNSLEKLREASAAEAEAASAVWQAVQAASAAPPEETSVSDDNSQAAETTSDGSDTEADVRLHPRAVVVAKEAVGNLGGMVRQLSLDQFENESRRMIPLNNDLSYPTKKFTRQKSPQGLHKKIISSLLRPRNWKPPANRRFFLDSYEVGELCYAAEQIFMHEPTVLQLKAPVKVFGDLHGQFGDLMRLFDEYGFPSTAGDITYIDYLFLGDYVDRGQHSLETITLLLALKIEYPENVHLIRGNHEAADINALFGFRLECIERMGENDGIWAWTRFNQLFNYLPLAALIEKKIICMHGGIGRSINSVEQIEKLERPITMDAGSIILMDLLWSDPTENDSVEGLRPNARGPGLVTFGPDRVTDFCKRNKLQLIIRAHECVMDGFERFAQGQLITLFSATNYCGTANNAGAILVVGRGLVVVPKLIHPLPPPLQSPETSPERVQEDTWMQELNIQRPPTPTRGRPQPDLDRSSLAYI
- the LOC142613249 gene encoding serine/threonine-protein phosphatase BSL1 isoform X3 gives rise to the protein MTNDKFKWHRVVVQGQGPGPRYGHVMDLVAQRYLVTVSGNDGKRVLSDAWALDTAQKPYVWQRLSPEGDRPSARMYATASARSDGMFLLCGGRDSSGAPLADAYGLLMHRNGQWEWTLAPGVSPSPRYQHAAVFVNARLHVTGGALRGGRAIEGEAAIAVLDTAAGVWLDRNGLVTSSSRTSKGLTEFDPNLELMRRCRHAAASVGGRIYIYGGLKGDILLDDFLVAENSQFQSDINSPVITSERASPISSPKFNQPNINPYVTTPTLDGGLDIPSSGSMSSMDKNSLEKLREASAAEAEAASAVWQAVQAASAAPPEETSVSDDNSQAAETTSDGSDTEADVRLHPRAVVVAKEAVGNLGGMVRQLSLDQFENESRRMIPLNNDLSYPTKKFTRQKSPQGLHKKIISSLLRPRNWKPPANRRFFLDSYEVGELCYAAEQIFMHEPTVLQLKAPVKVFGDLHGQFGDLMRLFDEYGFPSTAGDITYIDYLFLGDYVDRGQHSLETITLLLALKIEYPENVHLIRGNHEAADINALFGFRLECIERMGENDGIWAWTRFNQLFNYLPLAALIEKKIICMHGGIGRSINSVEQIEKLERPITMDAGSIILMDLLWSDPTENDSVEGLRPNARGPGLVTFGPDRVTDFCKRNKLQLIIRAHECVMDGFERFAQGQLITLFSATNYCGTANNAGAILVVGRGLVVVPKLIHPLPPPLQSPETSPERVQEDTWMQELNIQRPPTPTRGRPQPDLDRSSLAYI
- the LOC142613249 gene encoding serine/threonine-protein phosphatase BSL1 isoform X2 — encoded protein: MGSKPWLYPAPSYRSMETYWDIDEDAPGPRCGHTLTAVAASKSNGPRLILFGGATAIEGGASSSAPGIRLAGVTNSVHAYDVLTRKWTRIRPAGDPPSPRAAHAAAAVGTMVVFQGGIGPAGHSTDDLFVLDMTNDKFKWHRVVVQGQGPGPRYGHVMDLVAQRYLVTVSGNDGKRVLSDAWALDTAQKPYVWQRLSPEGDRPSARMYATASARSDGMFLLCGGRDSSGAPLADAYGLLMHRNGQWEWTLAPGVSPSPRYQHAAVFVNARLHVTGGALRGGRAIEGEAAIAVLDTAAGVWLDRNGLVTSSSRTSKGLTEFDPNLELMRRCRHAAASVGGRIYIYGGLKGDILLDDFLVAENSQFQSDINSPVITSERASPISSPKFNQPNINPYVTTPTLDGGLDIPSSGSMSMDKNSLEKLREASAAEAEAASAVWQAVQAASAAPPEETSVSDDNSQAAETTSDGSDTEADVRLHPRAVVVAKEAVGNLGGMVRQLSLDQFENESRRMIPLNNDLSYPTKKFTRQKSPQGLHKKIISSLLRPRNWKPPANRRFFLDSYEVGELCYAAEQIFMHEPTVLQLKAPVKVFGDLHGQFGDLMRLFDEYGFPSTAGDITYIDYLFLGDYVDRGQHSLETITLLLALKIEYPENVHLIRGNHEAADINALFGFRLECIERMGENDGIWAWTRFNQLFNYLPLAALIEKKIICMHGGIGRSINSVEQIEKLERPITMDAGSIILMDLLWSDPTENDSVEGLRPNARGPGLVTFGPDRVTDFCKRNKLQLIIRAHECVMDGFERFAQGQLITLFSATNYCGTANNAGAILVVGRGLVVVPKLIHPLPPPLQSPETSPERVQEDTWMQELNIQRPPTPTRGRPQPDLDRSSLAYI